In Thermococcus camini, a genomic segment contains:
- the hypA gene encoding hydrogenase nickel incorporation protein HypA, producing the protein MHEWALADGIVRTALDYAEREGASKLLAIQVVLGELQDVNAEIVEFAMKELLKGTIGEGAEIEFIEEEAVFKCRNCGHEWKLKEVKGNFDERIKEDIHFIPEVVHAFLACPKCGSRDFEVVQGRGVYISGIKIEKEGEA; encoded by the coding sequence TGGTATAGTTAGAACTGCCTTAGATTACGCTGAAAGGGAAGGCGCGTCAAAGCTCCTCGCGATCCAGGTCGTTCTCGGCGAACTCCAGGACGTCAACGCCGAGATAGTCGAGTTCGCAATGAAGGAGCTCCTCAAGGGGACGATAGGAGAGGGGGCAGAGATAGAGTTCATCGAGGAAGAGGCGGTTTTTAAGTGCCGCAACTGCGGTCACGAGTGGAAGCTGAAGGAGGTCAAAGGAAACTTCGACGAGCGCATAAAGGAGGACATACACTTCATCCCCGAAGTTGTTCACGCCTTCCTCGCCTGTCCGAAGTGCGGTAGCAGGGACTTCGAGGTCGTCCAGGGTAGGGGAGTTTACATAAGCGGCATAAAGATCGAGAAGGAGGGAGAGGCATGA
- a CDS encoding Mrp/NBP35 family ATP-binding protein: protein MISIDPRVKGIEGRLEKVKRIIPVVSGKGGVGKSLVSTTLALVLAEKGYKVGLLDLDFHGASDHVILGFEPKEFPEEEYGVIPPTVHGIKFMSIVYYSEDKPTPMRGMEISDALIELLAITRWDELDYLIIDMPPGLGDQFLDVLRFLKRGEFLVVATPSKLSMNVVEKLLTLLREREHRIIGVVENMVLRPGQLDEKDVKKLAERYNVPYLAGIPFYPDLESKIGNVEELLKTEFAEKIRKVAEKI from the coding sequence ATGATAAGCATAGACCCCCGCGTCAAGGGCATAGAGGGCAGGCTTGAAAAGGTGAAGCGCATAATCCCCGTCGTCAGCGGGAAGGGCGGCGTTGGAAAGTCGCTCGTCTCAACAACCCTCGCCCTTGTTCTGGCGGAGAAGGGTTACAAGGTTGGACTGCTTGACCTCGACTTCCACGGCGCGAGCGACCACGTGATTCTCGGCTTCGAGCCCAAGGAGTTCCCCGAGGAGGAGTACGGTGTAATCCCGCCGACGGTTCACGGAATAAAGTTCATGAGCATCGTCTACTACTCCGAGGACAAACCCACACCCATGAGGGGCATGGAGATAAGCGATGCCCTCATCGAGCTCCTCGCCATAACGCGCTGGGACGAGCTGGACTACCTCATCATAGACATGCCCCCCGGCCTCGGCGACCAGTTCCTCGACGTGCTGAGGTTCCTCAAGAGGGGCGAGTTCCTCGTCGTTGCAACGCCGTCAAAGCTCTCCATGAACGTTGTTGAGAAGCTTTTGACCCTGCTCAGGGAGAGGGAGCACAGAATCATAGGAGTCGTCGAGAACATGGTTCTCCGTCCGGGGCAACTCGACGAAAAGGATGTTAAAAAGCTCGCGGAGCGCTACAACGTCCCATACCTTGCCGGAATACCCTTTTATCCGGACCTCGAATCCAAGATTGGGAACGTTGAAGAGCTCCTGAAGACCGAGTTCGCGGAGAAGATAAGGAAAGTCGCGGAGAAGATTTAG